From the Desulfosarcina sp. BuS5 genome, one window contains:
- a CDS encoding EAL domain-containing protein codes for MIAKKDIKKALEKNELDYFYQPKVSAITGDIVGAEALIRWIKPDGKVIPPGAFIPLAEESGLIKEITLQLFKKLERSIKLIHEIKPLCVSFNVTADDLETDKLSQEIIDALKEKRLTPSSLELEITESKLIKSKPSVKNNLNRIVDIGVGVAMDDFGTGYSSLNVLSNYPFSTLKLDYNLINGITSDNKKKFITKTAIRMAHLLKIDIVAEGVDNKQQYNLLQYMGCTIIQGYLISKPLPLDEFIDFLKRDIRYPGSTAGKLHMISIDHILWYRDFVYYVMSRLQKISYISFPPPIPSPHQCMFGEWFYKEGKTFLTESLSDQSVKELEKLHLSIHDEAQKIIEIFKQRVETTQYYADILINFNRFHQDFINKLQECENSLVYSIC; via the coding sequence ATGATAGCAAAAAAAGATATCAAAAAAGCACTAGAAAAAAACGAGCTTGACTATTTTTATCAGCCAAAAGTGTCAGCAATCACAGGTGACATTGTTGGTGCAGAGGCTCTTATTAGATGGATAAAACCGGATGGAAAAGTCATACCCCCGGGTGCTTTTATTCCTCTTGCTGAAGAAAGTGGTCTAATCAAAGAAATCACACTACAGTTATTCAAAAAATTAGAACGTAGTATTAAGCTTATTCACGAAATAAAACCATTGTGTGTTTCATTTAATGTTACTGCGGATGACTTGGAGACTGACAAGCTGTCGCAAGAGATTATTGATGCGCTTAAAGAAAAAAGGTTAACTCCAAGCAGCCTGGAATTAGAAATAACAGAATCAAAACTAATCAAGTCGAAACCATCAGTTAAGAACAATCTGAATAGAATCGTTGATATTGGTGTTGGGGTTGCTATGGATGATTTTGGGACAGGTTATTCGTCACTAAACGTTTTGTCAAATTACCCATTTTCAACTCTTAAATTAGATTATAATCTTATAAATGGTATCACAAGCGACAATAAAAAAAAATTCATCACTAAAACAGCTATCAGGATGGCGCACTTGTTGAAAATCGATATTGTTGCGGAAGGAGTAGATAATAAGCAGCAATATAATCTGTTACAGTATATGGGATGTACTATAATACAAGGCTATTTGATAAGTAAACCGTTACCACTTGATGAATTTATAGACTTTCTCAAAAGAGATATTCGTTATCCAGGGAGTACAGCGGGTAAACTTCACATGATCTCTATAGATCATATCTTATGGTATAGAGATTTTGTTTACTATGTTATGTCAAGATTACAAAAAATAAGCTATATATCTTTTCCTCCACCAATACCATCCCCTCACCAATGTATGTTTGGAGAATGGTTTTATAAAGAGGGTAAAACATTTCTAACGGAAAGTCTTTCTGACCAATCTGTAAAAGAACTAGAAAAACTGCACCTAAGCATTCATGATGAGGCACAAAAAATTATTGAAATTTTTAAACAACGTGTTGAAACCACACAATATTATGCTGATATATTAATTAATTTTAACAGATTTCATCAAGACTTCATCAATAAACTACAGGAGTGTGAGAACTCTCTTGTATATAGTATCTGCTGA
- a CDS encoding transposase: MIKNTFEEVLSDEWVKANITNPVQELVIIRGIIPWQKMITKLCKFYNTSQGAFGKSLRMMTAILICIKYYQLSDRQMVKHIKENHYIQYFCNITNEELQTCLDPSSICVFRKRIGEEGVEIIEKEVFEVLRKAGIIQGDNAMIDSSVLKNNVIYPNDVHLIFKAFDKMKQFAVLHQISLWWDNNEVKKLWREFFLNKKQNRLEWLLKFNILFIPALKIFDKKVESLKTTKKKQIKADNMFAILTILEAQTLEKLEGKKQIKNRIVSIDEPDARPIVKGKEHPKCEFGTTMEMTFNREGFMITIENFIGNPNDKTLFAGTLEQFKKRMKGEPENIITDLGYRSNGNFKIADNISNVFLGRKKDVSEEKQSFCCKARSATEGFIAIAKNIRGFGCSLYRGFEGDRIWSLLCQTAYNLKKFIQLLMGEKIEEKKLMKLGLA, encoded by the coding sequence ATGATAAAAAATACTTTTGAAGAAGTTCTTTCTGATGAATGGGTGAAAGCAAATATAACCAATCCAGTTCAGGAATTGGTTATTATCCGTGGGATAATTCCATGGCAAAAAATGATTACAAAGTTGTGTAAATTTTATAACACCAGTCAGGGTGCTTTTGGAAAATCTCTCAGGATGATGACAGCGATTTTGATTTGTATAAAATACTATCAATTAAGTGATAGGCAAATGGTTAAGCATATAAAAGAAAACCACTATATTCAATATTTTTGTAACATCACAAATGAGGAATTGCAAACATGCCTGGATCCGAGTTCTATATGTGTATTTCGAAAACGTATAGGTGAAGAAGGTGTTGAAATTATAGAAAAAGAAGTTTTTGAGGTTCTACGCAAAGCTGGGATAATACAGGGTGATAATGCTATGATAGATTCAAGCGTATTGAAAAATAACGTTATCTATCCAAATGATGTACATTTAATTTTTAAAGCTTTTGACAAAATGAAACAATTTGCCGTTTTGCATCAAATCTCCTTGTGGTGGGACAATAATGAAGTAAAAAAATTATGGCGAGAATTTTTTTTGAACAAAAAACAAAACCGTTTGGAATGGTTACTCAAATTTAATATATTATTTATTCCTGCTCTAAAAATATTTGATAAAAAAGTTGAATCATTAAAGACCACAAAGAAAAAACAAATAAAAGCTGACAATATGTTTGCTATTCTTACTATTCTTGAAGCACAAACCTTAGAAAAACTCGAAGGTAAAAAACAGATAAAAAACCGGATTGTATCCATTGATGAACCGGATGCCCGCCCGATTGTAAAAGGAAAAGAGCATCCGAAGTGTGAATTCGGCACAACAATGGAAATGACTTTCAATAGGGAAGGATTCATGATTACCATTGAAAATTTTATCGGTAATCCAAATGATAAAACGCTTTTTGCTGGAACACTCGAACAGTTCAAAAAACGGATGAAAGGCGAACCGGAAAATATTATTACCGACCTTGGTTACAGAAGCAATGGTAATTTTAAAATTGCAGACAATATCAGTAACGTTTTTTTGGGGCGTAAAAAAGATGTATCCGAAGAAAAACAGAGTTTTTGCTGTAAAGCCCGTTCAGCAACAGAAGGTTTCATAGCTATTGCAAAAAATATTAGAGGTTTTGGATGCAGTCTTTATAGAGGATTTGAAGGAGACCGTATATGGTCATTGCTTTGTCAAACCGCTTATAATCTTAAAAAGTTTATTCAGCTTCTAATGGGAGAAAAGATTGAAGAAAAAAAACTGATGAAACTCGGGCTGGCATAA
- a CDS encoding HAD family hydrolase, which translates to MFDIYGTLFISGAGDISISQEKPVKMPGLERMLNQFGIEKKPEALRKDLFREIEKRHAESRSKGVDYPEVEVDRVWMNVLMNILGKSNHGEDQQSKTRQSKIRQFAELFELIVNPVYPMPDLGELLTACKDSGILMGIISNAQFYTPYLFNRFFDSDPEGLGFHPDLTIYSYRFGCAKPSLCLFQTAAARLKSMGIAEESVLYVGNDMLNDIMPAKKTGFKTALFAGDKRSLRLRKDEPLCKNIKADLVITDLAQLIDYICYPNDLIKFYGNPKPKD; encoded by the coding sequence ATGTTTGATATTTACGGCACCCTTTTTATCAGCGGGGCAGGGGATATAAGTATTTCACAGGAAAAACCGGTAAAGATGCCGGGGCTTGAGCGGATGCTGAATCAATTTGGAATAGAAAAAAAACCGGAAGCCCTTCGCAAAGATCTTTTCCGTGAAATTGAAAAAAGACATGCAGAATCAAGAAGCAAGGGCGTCGATTATCCTGAGGTTGAGGTAGACCGTGTCTGGATGAATGTTCTGATGAATATTTTGGGGAAGAGTAATCATGGGGAGGATCAACAATCCAAGACCAGGCAATCCAAGATCAGGCAATTCGCGGAATTGTTTGAGCTTATAGTCAATCCTGTATATCCGATGCCTGACCTGGGAGAACTCCTTACAGCATGTAAAGATTCCGGAATTCTGATGGGTATTATTTCGAACGCCCAGTTTTATACACCCTACCTGTTTAACCGGTTTTTCGATTCCGATCCGGAAGGTCTGGGATTTCACCCCGACCTCACCATATACTCATACAGATTCGGATGTGCAAAACCTTCACTATGTCTTTTTCAAACTGCTGCCGCAAGGCTTAAAAGTATGGGAATTGCCGAAGAGTCGGTTCTTTATGTGGGTAATGATATGCTGAATGATATAATGCCAGCAAAAAAAACTGGTTTTAAAACAGCCCTGTTTGCGGGGGATAAAAGATCTCTGAGGCTAAGAAAAGATGAGCCGTTATGCAAAAATATAAAAGCGGATCTTGTGATTACGGATCTTGCTCAATTAATTGATTATATATGCTATCCAAATGATCTAATCAAATTCTATGGAAACCCTAAGCCAAAAGATTGA
- a CDS encoding MlaD family protein, with translation METPIIKRKGISPIWILPLIALIIGGWLLYKSVRDAGITIIVHFEDAEGVAPGKTRVMYKGIPVGTVRETKVDPDMEGISLYIEMDRGTKDGLVEDTRFWLVKPQISAGRISGLQTILSGSHIEARRGVSQIASREFKGLSDPPPVSGNAPGLHIKLKADALHSIQKGSQIYYKNISVGSVQEYVLKSDESVLIDAYIEPEYAGLVKTETRFWNASGITLKGDFSGFNLHLESLATLIYGGIGLYTPESKMDSPSAQNGRIFTLYPDFDDAGFGLDMSLQLPSAESLRAGVTKVMYRGFEVGQVAELKFNQDEKCTVTADIIINPNAEFILRKKTRFWVVRPRLSINKIENLETLVSGAYIALEVGRGEFCNDFTIQEQPDSEEALMPGSRFVLVSENAKSFSRGAPVLYKEMHVGEITGFNLAPDGNHVLAEIFIYEKYVQLVKSNSIFWKIGGIDVNAGLDGISVKTGTVISLLAGGLAFANPTTGHKAASAAHEKDSFILYESYQEAIDAVPALQQQGLIVHLQTSTLKSVPPGSPVLYKQIEVGKITGFHLEKNGHSIIFSAFIQKKYAHLLRTTCRFYNASGIDIEAGFSGVRLRTGSLKSIMAGGVVFWAPSEGKKVKAGHSFKLYDDYQTALDADKTEVVIRFAEPQGLKKDVEIRYQGITVGKVKKVRYGHGMESVIAEALVESDAASLFRKNTRIWLVTPEFSLSGAKHLDTLINGPYIAINPGRGSRCLDLEALDGPPLMEEVEEGLNIILETPRLGSLEKGSHLYYRQVQVGSVTGYKLSPTARKVWVYVNIRTPYDALVRKNTRFWNVSGVRVDAGIFSGVDIDTESLESIIAGGIAMATPENDKAGSPVLGGHHFILHEKAHKKWLAWKPEIHLK, from the coding sequence ATGGAAACTCCCATTATAAAAAGAAAAGGAATATCCCCGATCTGGATTCTGCCGCTTATAGCCCTTATTATTGGGGGGTGGCTGCTTTACAAAAGTGTCCGGGACGCCGGCATCACTATTATAGTTCACTTTGAAGATGCTGAAGGCGTTGCTCCCGGCAAGACCAGAGTGATGTACAAGGGGATTCCGGTAGGCACTGTCCGGGAAACAAAAGTCGATCCTGATATGGAAGGAATCAGTCTTTATATTGAGATGGACAGAGGTACCAAAGACGGCCTGGTGGAAGATACCCGATTTTGGCTTGTAAAACCGCAGATCTCAGCGGGTAGAATAAGCGGTCTGCAGACGATTCTTTCCGGCAGCCATATCGAGGCGAGGCGCGGAGTTTCCCAAATTGCATCCAGAGAGTTCAAAGGCCTGTCCGATCCTCCTCCCGTTAGTGGAAATGCTCCTGGCCTGCATATAAAACTGAAGGCTGACGCTCTACATTCCATCCAGAAAGGATCACAAATTTATTATAAAAATATTTCTGTAGGTTCAGTGCAGGAATATGTTTTAAAAAGCGATGAGAGTGTTCTGATTGATGCTTATATCGAACCGGAATATGCTGGTCTTGTTAAAACGGAAACCAGGTTTTGGAATGCCAGCGGTATAACGCTGAAAGGTGATTTTTCCGGATTTAATCTGCACCTGGAGAGTCTGGCCACCTTGATATATGGAGGGATAGGTTTATATACACCGGAATCAAAGATGGACAGCCCATCAGCCCAAAACGGCCGGATTTTTACTTTGTATCCGGATTTTGACGATGCCGGTTTCGGACTTGATATGTCCCTTCAGCTCCCTTCGGCCGAGAGCCTCAGGGCTGGTGTTACCAAGGTGATGTATCGGGGGTTTGAGGTGGGGCAGGTAGCAGAGCTGAAGTTTAATCAAGATGAAAAATGTACTGTTACCGCCGATATTATCATCAATCCCAATGCGGAGTTTATACTAAGGAAAAAAACCAGATTCTGGGTGGTCAGGCCGAGGTTATCAATCAACAAGATTGAAAACCTGGAGACCCTCGTCAGCGGAGCCTATATAGCCTTAGAGGTCGGTAGAGGTGAATTCTGTAATGATTTTACAATACAGGAGCAGCCGGATTCAGAGGAAGCTCTGATGCCGGGCAGCCGGTTTGTACTGGTGTCTGAAAATGCAAAATCTTTTTCACGCGGCGCCCCGGTTCTTTATAAGGAAATGCATGTAGGTGAGATTACTGGTTTTAACCTTGCTCCGGATGGTAATCATGTTCTGGCAGAAATTTTTATTTATGAAAAATACGTTCAGCTTGTCAAATCCAATTCAATATTTTGGAAAATAGGAGGAATAGACGTAAATGCCGGTCTGGACGGGATCAGTGTTAAAACCGGGACAGTAATATCCCTGCTTGCCGGGGGCCTGGCATTTGCCAACCCAACGACCGGGCATAAGGCTGCCTCGGCAGCACATGAAAAAGATTCTTTTATTCTTTATGAAAGTTACCAGGAAGCCATAGATGCCGTTCCTGCCTTGCAGCAGCAAGGATTGATCGTGCACTTGCAAACGTCAACCCTTAAATCAGTTCCGCCCGGTTCACCGGTTCTCTATAAACAGATCGAAGTGGGTAAAATCACAGGGTTCCATCTTGAAAAAAATGGACATAGCATTATTTTTTCTGCTTTTATTCAAAAAAAATATGCTCATCTTCTTAGAACAACATGCAGGTTCTACAATGCAAGCGGGATAGATATTGAAGCCGGATTCTCAGGCGTTCGCCTGAGGACAGGTTCGTTGAAGAGCATCATGGCAGGAGGTGTAGTTTTTTGGGCGCCGTCTGAAGGGAAAAAGGTTAAGGCGGGCCACAGCTTTAAACTTTATGATGATTACCAGACCGCGCTTGACGCGGACAAAACAGAAGTGGTTATCAGGTTTGCCGAACCTCAAGGTCTTAAAAAGGACGTTGAAATAAGGTATCAGGGTATAACAGTAGGTAAAGTAAAAAAGGTACGATACGGCCATGGAATGGAATCGGTTATTGCCGAGGCCCTCGTAGAGAGTGACGCGGCATCCCTTTTTCGTAAGAATACCCGTATCTGGCTTGTAACCCCTGAGTTCAGCCTGTCAGGAGCGAAGCATCTCGACACTCTGATAAATGGCCCGTATATTGCCATAAATCCCGGACGTGGAAGTCGATGTCTGGATCTTGAAGCTCTGGATGGGCCTCCTCTAATGGAAGAGGTCGAGGAAGGATTAAATATTATTCTCGAAACACCCAGACTTGGTTCTCTGGAAAAAGGTTCTCATCTTTATTACCGTCAGGTTCAGGTAGGAAGTGTAACCGGTTACAAACTCTCCCCCACCGCCCGGAAAGTGTGGGTATATGTAAACATCCGCACACCTTACGATGCCCTTGTCCGGAAAAATACCAGGTTCTGGAATGTGAGCGGAGTCAGGGTAGATGCAGGTATCTTTTCAGGAGTGGATATTGATACCGAATCACTTGAGTCGATCATCGCGGGAGGGATTGCCATGGCAACCCCTGAAAACGACAAGGCCGGCAGTCCGGTTTTGGGGGGACACCACTTTATTCTCCATGAAAAAGCGCATAAAAAATGGCTCGCCTGGAAACCTGAGATTCATCTGAAGTAG
- a CDS encoding paraquat-inducible protein A: MANTNRHITALEAGLALCRDCGKLLPINGQHGVKSGFCPRCGARIHLRKPDSMVRTWALIVTAALLAFPANLLPVMRVDYLGVPEESTIMDGIIYFFQEGSYAIGIIILTASILVPLFKIIGISLILLSIHFKWKTWLRHTALMFRVIEFVGRWSMIDIFVISLLQVLVNFGYLTSVEVAPAATYFAGVVLATMFAAITLDPRLMWDA; encoded by the coding sequence ATGGCCAATACCAATCGTCATATTACCGCCCTGGAAGCTGGACTTGCTCTGTGCCGTGATTGCGGCAAACTTCTTCCAATCAATGGGCAGCATGGGGTAAAATCCGGGTTCTGCCCGAGATGCGGGGCAAGGATACATCTCCGGAAGCCTGACAGTATGGTTCGAACCTGGGCGCTGATAGTTACTGCGGCTCTTCTCGCTTTTCCTGCTAATCTGCTTCCTGTTATGCGGGTTGATTATCTTGGAGTGCCTGAGGAATCCACCATAATGGACGGGATCATATATTTTTTTCAAGAAGGCTCTTATGCTATCGGTATAATCATCCTGACCGCCAGTATTCTGGTGCCTCTTTTCAAGATAATAGGGATTAGCCTGATACTCCTTTCAATTCATTTTAAATGGAAAACATGGCTCAGACATACGGCTTTGATGTTCAGGGTGATCGAATTTGTCGGGCGCTGGTCAATGATTGATATTTTTGTTATATCGCTTCTCCAGGTACTTGTTAATTTCGGTTATTTAACATCTGTCGAGGTTGCGCCCGCTGCTACCTATTTTGCCGGTGTGGTGCTGGCCACCATGTTTGCTGCGATCACCCTTGACCCGCGTTTAATGTGGGATGCATAA
- the mce gene encoding methylmalonyl-CoA epimerase, with protein sequence MKIEKIDHLGIAVNSIEEGKNFWTDVLGLDIEATEIVETQKVLTAFLPIGESEVELLESTSPDGPIAKYIEKKGVGIQHVAFRVKNIDAALDELKEKGIKLIDQKARIGAGGARMAFLHPKATNGVLVELCERD encoded by the coding sequence ATGAAAATAGAAAAAATCGATCATCTCGGAATTGCCGTAAATAGCATAGAGGAAGGTAAAAACTTCTGGACTGACGTGCTTGGACTCGATATCGAAGCCACAGAAATAGTTGAAACACAGAAAGTGCTCACCGCCTTTCTCCCAATCGGCGAAAGTGAAGTGGAACTACTGGAGTCCACCTCCCCGGACGGGCCGATAGCAAAATATATAGAAAAAAAGGGAGTAGGCATACAACATGTTGCTTTCCGAGTCAAAAATATTGACGCAGCTCTGGACGAACTTAAAGAAAAAGGTATAAAACTTATAGATCAGAAAGCGAGAATCGGGGCCGGCGGCGCCAGAATGGCATTTTTACACCCCAAAGCCACAAACGGAGTTTTGGTTGAACTGTGCGAAAGGGATTAA
- a CDS encoding paraquat-inducible protein A — METLSQKIDISGLIACNGCDLLLEQVEVEPGLALFCPRCGKKLQTPKKNSVDKTLALSITALLLYMPAAFMPLMTLDTLGFKESGSIVDGVVRLYDKGYLFVSLLVLLTSLLFPLIKLSLLFVVSLSLKLKRYPDTLPLLMRSFHYLDEWGMLEVYLIGILVTLIKMYHLANIHYDLGFFCFVGLLFATLCSSTAMDEHLFWDLIERKGEI; from the coding sequence ATGGAAACCCTAAGCCAAAAGATTGATATATCCGGATTGATCGCCTGCAACGGCTGTGATCTGCTGCTTGAACAGGTTGAAGTTGAGCCGGGGCTTGCTCTATTCTGTCCAAGATGCGGAAAAAAACTTCAGACCCCCAAAAAGAATTCCGTTGACAAAACACTTGCTCTCAGCATTACTGCTCTTCTGCTTTATATGCCGGCCGCTTTCATGCCTCTGATGACTCTCGACACCCTGGGATTTAAAGAGAGCGGCTCCATCGTTGACGGGGTTGTACGGCTTTATGATAAGGGCTATCTATTTGTATCTCTGCTGGTCTTATTGACAAGCCTCCTGTTTCCGCTGATCAAGCTTTCACTCCTTTTTGTTGTTTCCCTGAGCCTTAAGTTGAAGCGCTATCCGGACACTCTTCCTTTGCTGATGCGATCTTTTCACTACCTCGATGAATGGGGGATGCTTGAAGTATATCTGATAGGTATTCTGGTGACACTTATCAAAATGTATCATCTGGCGAATATCCATTATGATCTCGGCTTTTTTTGCTTTGTCGGCCTTTTGTTTGCCACCCTCTGTTCTTCGACAGCCATGGATGAACACCTTTTTTGGGATCTTATTGAGAGAAAAGGGGAAATTTGA
- a CDS encoding pyridoxal phosphate-dependent aminotransferase → MTISKNIKAILHQSSWIRKMFEEGARLKKIHGPENVYDFSLGNPNLDPPEEFLERLKNIVHISGHGDHAYMPNAGYPHVRNSIAAFISKEHQINITGDDIIMTCGAAGALNVILKAILDAGDEVITPAPYFVEYGFYASNHGGILKTAPTNQDFTLNVNAIADAITKKTRAVIINSPNNPTGQIYSEASLAELGTLLKEAEKKMNTNIYLISDEPYRKIVYDDFKVPSIFKCCNNSIMVTSYSKDISIPGERIGFIAVNPDADHNMDLVEGMTLANRILGFVNAPALMQRVVAEIQGISVDISEYAGKRKLLCEGLADCGYDFIPPPGAFYLFPKTPIPDDVEFITELQKERILTVPGSGFEGPGHFRIAFCVDDKTIINSMPGFRRAIEKINR, encoded by the coding sequence ATGACAATTTCAAAAAATATTAAGGCTATTCTGCATCAATCTTCATGGATACGAAAAATGTTCGAAGAGGGAGCCCGTCTGAAAAAAATACATGGGCCGGAAAATGTTTACGATTTCAGCCTGGGCAATCCAAATCTGGATCCCCCGGAAGAATTCCTGGAAAGGCTAAAAAACATTGTGCATATTTCCGGCCATGGTGATCACGCTTATATGCCCAATGCAGGATATCCCCATGTTAGAAATTCAATTGCCGCATTCATATCAAAAGAGCACCAAATAAACATCACCGGAGATGATATTATAATGACCTGCGGAGCTGCCGGAGCTCTGAATGTTATACTGAAAGCGATACTTGATGCCGGAGATGAGGTAATCACCCCTGCCCCATATTTTGTCGAGTACGGTTTTTATGCAAGCAACCATGGAGGTATACTTAAAACGGCGCCGACAAATCAGGATTTTACCCTGAATGTAAACGCCATAGCTGATGCAATTACAAAAAAAACAAGGGCTGTTATAATTAATTCTCCGAACAATCCCACCGGTCAAATATATTCGGAAGCAAGCCTTGCTGAGCTCGGAACTCTTTTAAAAGAGGCCGAAAAAAAGATGAACACCAACATTTATCTTATTTCAGATGAACCATACAGAAAGATCGTATATGATGATTTTAAAGTCCCCTCTATTTTTAAATGCTGCAACAACAGCATAATGGTCACTTCATATTCAAAAGATATTTCCATACCCGGTGAGCGCATAGGCTTTATTGCTGTTAATCCGGATGCTGATCATAATATGGATCTTGTTGAGGGAATGACCCTGGCAAACAGGATCCTCGGCTTTGTAAATGCGCCCGCTCTTATGCAGCGAGTGGTTGCGGAAATACAGGGAATCAGCGTCGACATCTCAGAATATGCCGGAAAAAGAAAACTTCTATGCGAAGGGCTTGCCGACTGCGGATACGACTTTATACCCCCCCCGGGAGCGTTTTACCTTTTCCCCAAAACGCCCATTCCTGATGATGTTGAATTCATTACCGAACTTCAGAAAGAGAGAATTCTTACAGTCCCGGGCAGCGGCTTTGAAGGACCCGGTCACTTCAGAATAGCCTTTTGCGTGGATGATAAAACAATTATCAATTCCATGCCCGGATTCAGAAGAGCAATTGAAAAAATCAACAGATAA